A region from the Variovorax sp. RKNM96 genome encodes:
- a CDS encoding LysR family transcriptional regulator, whose translation MDTRYLQSFVAVVELGSMAEAARRLDLTPAAIAARVKALEDDIGVPLVQRAGRSVRPTEAGLKMLDRARNVLRDVRDLRAATSGGVSLGELRLGVFISALTGVLPPVLERLYARFPDLSVFVAPGSSVELCRQVASGALDAAIVVEPQFAVGKGCSFETLLEEPLVVVAPEAMAHRAAHELLAAEPFIRYDRSVLGGQLADRYLRDHGIRVRQRLEIDSLMAVAALVGRGLGVALLPDWAPMWRAGMNIARVPLPERAPVRRVGLIWAAQGPRAALAQALLAEAQAVFS comes from the coding sequence ATGGATACGCGATACCTGCAGAGCTTTGTTGCCGTGGTCGAACTGGGCTCGATGGCCGAGGCCGCGCGCCGGCTCGACTTGACGCCCGCCGCGATCGCCGCGCGGGTCAAGGCGCTCGAAGACGACATCGGCGTGCCGCTGGTCCAGCGCGCCGGCCGCTCGGTGCGCCCCACCGAGGCGGGCCTGAAGATGCTCGACCGCGCGCGCAACGTGCTGCGCGATGTGCGCGACCTTCGTGCCGCAACGAGCGGCGGCGTCTCGCTCGGCGAGCTGCGGCTGGGCGTGTTCATCTCGGCGCTGACCGGCGTGCTGCCGCCGGTGCTCGAACGCCTCTACGCGCGCTTTCCCGATCTCTCGGTGTTCGTGGCGCCCGGCAGTTCGGTGGAACTGTGCCGGCAGGTGGCGAGCGGTGCGCTCGATGCGGCCATCGTGGTCGAGCCGCAGTTCGCCGTCGGCAAGGGCTGCAGCTTCGAGACGCTGCTCGAGGAGCCGCTGGTGGTGGTGGCGCCCGAGGCCATGGCGCATCGCGCGGCGCACGAGCTGCTGGCCGCCGAGCCGTTCATTCGCTACGACCGTTCGGTGCTGGGTGGACAGCTCGCCGACCGGTACCTGCGCGACCACGGCATCCGCGTGCGACAGCGGCTGGAGATCGACAGCCTCATGGCTGTCGCCGCGCTTGTGGGGCGAGGCCTCGGCGTGGCGCTGCTGCCCGATTGGGCGCCGATGTGGCGCGCCGGCATGAACATCGCGCGCGTGCCGTTGCCCGAGCGCGCGCCGGTGCGGCGCGTGGGACTCATCTGGGCGGCGCAGGGACCGCGCGCGGCGCTCGCGCAGGCGCTGCTGGCAGAGGCACAGGCCGTCTTCAGTTAG
- a CDS encoding IlvD/Edd family dehydratase: MSDSPFEPDDTSPDNNAGMRKGLTSYGDRGFSLFLRKAFIKGAGYTDAALDRPVVGIANTGSAYNPCHGNAPQLIEAVKRGVMLAGGLPMDFPTISVHESFAAPTSMYLRNLMSMDTEEMVRAQPMDAVVLIGGCDKTVPAQLMGAASAGLPSIQLITGSMLTGSHRGERVGACTDCRRYWGKYRAGEIDIEETADVNNQLVASVGTCSVMGTASTMACIAEALGMTMPGGASPPAVTANRIRIAEQTGAQAVQIARDRLTIDKVLTPAAFENAMRVLLAIGGSTNGIVHLAAIAGRMGLDIDLHALDRMGRETPVLLDLKPSGQHYMEDFHAAGGMATLLRELKPLLHLDALTVTGRTLGEEIESAGPGFRQDVVRSSNQPIYPQGGIAVLWGNLAPGGAIIKQSAADPKLMEHEGRAVVFENAEDLVTRIDSDALDVTADDILVLKNIGPKGAPGMPEAGYIPIPRKLARAGVKDIVRISDGRMSGTAFGTIVLHVTPESAIGGPLAYVQSGDRIRLSVANREISLLVSDDELARRAKETVVVEPTADRGYKKLFLQTVTQADKGVDFDFLRAPNTVGKVPRS, from the coding sequence ATGTCCGATTCCCCCTTCGAGCCCGACGACACCTCCCCTGACAACAACGCCGGAATGCGCAAGGGCCTGACCAGCTACGGCGACCGCGGCTTCTCGCTGTTCCTGCGCAAGGCCTTCATCAAGGGCGCGGGCTACACCGATGCGGCGCTCGACCGTCCCGTGGTCGGCATCGCCAACACCGGCAGCGCCTACAACCCGTGCCACGGCAACGCGCCGCAGCTCATCGAGGCGGTCAAGCGCGGCGTGATGCTCGCGGGCGGCCTGCCGATGGACTTTCCGACGATCTCGGTGCACGAGAGCTTCGCCGCGCCGACCAGCATGTACCTGCGCAACCTGATGTCGATGGACACCGAGGAAATGGTCCGCGCGCAACCCATGGACGCGGTGGTGCTCATCGGCGGCTGCGACAAGACCGTGCCCGCGCAGCTGATGGGTGCGGCTTCGGCCGGCCTGCCGTCGATCCAGCTCATCACCGGCTCGATGCTCACCGGCAGCCATCGCGGCGAGCGCGTGGGCGCCTGCACCGACTGCCGGCGCTACTGGGGCAAGTACCGCGCGGGCGAGATCGACATCGAGGAAACCGCCGACGTCAACAACCAGCTCGTGGCGAGCGTGGGCACCTGCTCGGTGATGGGCACGGCCAGCACCATGGCCTGCATCGCCGAGGCGCTGGGCATGACGATGCCGGGCGGCGCATCGCCACCGGCGGTGACGGCCAACCGCATCCGCATTGCCGAGCAGACCGGCGCGCAGGCGGTGCAGATCGCGCGCGACCGGCTCACCATCGACAAGGTGCTGACCCCTGCCGCATTCGAGAACGCGATGCGCGTGCTGCTGGCCATCGGCGGCTCGACCAACGGCATCGTGCACCTGGCCGCCATCGCGGGGCGCATGGGGCTGGACATCGACCTGCACGCGCTCGACCGCATGGGCCGCGAGACGCCGGTGCTGCTCGACCTGAAGCCCTCGGGCCAGCACTACATGGAAGACTTCCACGCCGCGGGCGGCATGGCCACGCTGCTGCGCGAACTCAAGCCACTGCTGCACCTGGACGCGCTCACGGTCACCGGCCGCACGCTCGGCGAGGAAATCGAAAGCGCCGGCCCGGGGTTCAGGCAGGACGTGGTGCGGTCCTCGAACCAGCCGATCTATCCGCAGGGCGGGATCGCGGTGCTGTGGGGCAACCTTGCGCCGGGCGGCGCGATCATCAAGCAGTCGGCTGCGGACCCGAAGCTCATGGAACACGAAGGCCGCGCCGTGGTGTTCGAGAACGCCGAAGACCTGGTGACGCGCATCGACAGCGATGCGCTCGACGTGACGGCCGATGACATCCTTGTGCTCAAGAACATCGGCCCCAAGGGCGCACCGGGCATGCCCGAGGCCGGGTACATCCCCATTCCACGCAAGCTCGCGCGGGCCGGCGTGAAGGACATCGTGCGCATCTCCGACGGCCGCATGAGCGGCACCGCCTTCGGCACCATCGTGCTGCACGTCACGCCGGAGTCGGCCATCGGCGGGCCGCTGGCCTATGTGCAGAGCGGCGACCGCATCCGGCTCAGCGTGGCGAACCGCGAGATTTCGCTGCTGGTGTCCGACGACGAACTCGCGCGCCGCGCGAAGGAAACGGTGGTGGTCGAGCCGACGGCCGACCGGGGCTACAAGAAGCTCTTCCTGCAGACGGTGACGCAGGCGGACAAGGGCGTGGACTTCGACTTCCTGCGCGCGCCGAACACGGTCGGCAAGGTGCCGCGTAGCTAA